The Acyrthosiphon pisum isolate AL4f unplaced genomic scaffold, pea_aphid_22Mar2018_4r6ur Scaffold_21430;HRSCAF=23974, whole genome shotgun sequence genome includes a region encoding these proteins:
- the LOC100572588 gene encoding uncharacterized protein LOC100572588 yields the protein MATTYSIVHFYQDNSVAAVPKFWYSVKNGTCAWPKKPHNPKKLIALHSIPNKMEYDFFEARVMSSGIESLTVAQAKAKKAMYISDIDEDDVKPKTKKLKPSINCPVFSENDIGLDDVSQKSVLIPEVNTEKCNYYSQPTSSYVKSYNVDKSHVTLSGWSPSQKATDKEKYISSDNISENIEIDSKKWNFDQPSSHGKSFVDKSPALMSGWSPSPRKAAIANIKLEAGCKR from the exons atGGCAACAACGTAttctattgtacatttttatcaagaTAATAGTGTAGCAGCCGTCCCAAAATTTTGGTATTCGGTTAAAAATGGTACTTGCGCATGGCCAAAGAAACCACACAATCCCAAAAAATTGATTGCGCTTCACAGCATACCAAACAAAATGgaatatgatttttttgaagCGAGAGTAATGAGCTCAGGAATTG aatccTTAACAGTTGCTCAAGCAAAGGCTAAAAAAGCAATGTATATTTCAGATATTGATGAAGATGATGTTAAACCTAAAACGAAAAAACTAAAACCATCAATTAATTGCCCTGTTTTttcag aaaatgatattGGTCTTGATGATGTGTCTCAAAAGTCTGTACTTATCCCTGAAGTTAATACTGAGAAATGTAACTATTATAGTCAACCCACTTCATCATATGTGAAGTCTTATAATGTTGATAAATCACATGTTACATTGAGTGGTTGGTCACCATCTCAAAAAGCTACTGATAAAG aaaaatatattagctCTGATAATATATCTGAAAATATAGAAATTGATTCTAAGAAATGGAACTTTGATCAACCATCTTCACATGGGAAGTCTTTTGTTGATAAATCACCTGCTTTAATGAGTGGATGGTCCCCATCTCCTAGAAAAGCTGCT ATAGCTAATATTAAACTAGAAGCAGGATGCAAAAGATAG